The sequence CCTTACGCTTGTTATGAATAAAGCCCGCCAGAGTACAATTACAAAAGAGCTTATGGATATCGTTAATGGCGCAGAGGCTATGCGCTAATAGAAGAAAGGAGAGATATATAAATGGATTATGGAAAAATAGTTCAGGTAATGGGCTCGGTTGTTGACGTTGAGTTTGAAGGTAAATTACCAGAGATATATTCAGCATTAAAGACAACCAATAAGGCTATATCCGATAAAGAGTGGAATCTCACACTTGAGGTTGCCCAGCAGATTGGTGAAAACACTGTAAAATGTATAGCAATGGATTCTACGGAAGGGCTTGTAAGAGGTTTATCCGTTATGAATACAGGCGGGGATATCTCAGTGCCGGTAGGGAAAGAGGTGCTCGGAAGGATAATTAACGTGATAGGTGAGCCGGTCGATGAACTCGGTGATATAAAGGCAGCAAAAAAGTATCCCATACACAGGCCTGCACCAACCTTTGAAGAACAATCAACAAGTATAGAAATGTTTGAAACGGGTATAAAGGTTATAGACCTGCTTGAGCCTTACCAGAAAGGCGGAAAGATAGGGTTGTTCGGCGGTGCTGGAGTTGGTAAAACGGTTATTATAATGGAATTGATCCACAATGTTGCAATGCATCATGGCGGATTTTCAGTGTTCGGCGGTGTTGGCGAGAGAACAAGAGAAGGCAATGATCTATGGCTTGAGATGAAGGAATCCGGGGTCATAGGCAAAACAGCGCTTGTTTATGGGCAGATGAACGAGCCGCCGGGTGCAAGGGCAAGGGTAGGGCTGACTGCGTTAACGGTTGCAGAGTACTTCAGAGATGAAGAGCATCAGGATGTTTT is a genomic window of Deltaproteobacteria bacterium containing:
- the atpD gene encoding F0F1 ATP synthase subunit beta, whose product is MDYGKIVQVMGSVVDVEFEGKLPEIYSALKTTNKAISDKEWNLTLEVAQQIGENTVKCIAMDSTEGLVRGLSVMNTGGDISVPVGKEVLGRIINVIGEPVDELGDIKAAKKYPIHRPAPTFEEQSTSIEMFETGIKVIDLLEPYQKGGKIGLFGGAGVGKTVIIMELIHNVAMHHGGFSVFGGVGERTREGNDLWLEMKESGVIGKTALVYGQMNEPPGARARVGLTALTVAEYFRDEEHQDVLLFIDNIFRFTQANSEVSALLGRIPSAVGYQPTLATDLGELEERITSTRKGSITSVQAIYVPADDLTDPAPATTFAHLDATTVLSRQIAELGIYPAVDPLDSTSRILDPLVIGQEHYKVARDVQKVLQRYKELLDIIAILGMEELSAEDKLTVSRARKIQRFLSQPFFVAEQFTGTPGKYVKLEDTIKGFREIIEGKHDAVPEQAFYMAGTIEEVVEKAKALTA